The Fructilactobacillus ixorae genome has a window encoding:
- a CDS encoding ABC transporter permease, with protein MNSFLAILSGVPVLPIAKWINAFVNWLTGFAGFFNALTAGIGAILDAIQWVLDLFPAWLFIILILLLTWFILRKTKHWGFMLFEVLGLGLIWNQGYWHDMTQTLTLVLATSLIIIVLGVPLGIWMAKSHMVNVIVRPILSFMQTMPAFVYLIPAVALFGIGMVPGVVASVIFSLPPIVSTTCLGIQQVPADLNEAAVSFGCTPWQKLFKVELPLAKTTIISGINQGMMLALSMVVIASMIGTLGLGSLVYFAVGRNDAGAGFAAGIAIVILAIILDRLSEGVSGSNQSHNE; from the coding sequence ATGAATAGTTTTCTGGCAATTTTAAGTGGCGTGCCCGTTTTACCAATTGCAAAGTGGATTAACGCCTTTGTTAACTGGCTAACTGGCTTCGCGGGCTTTTTCAACGCCCTCACGGCTGGGATTGGAGCCATCTTAGATGCCATCCAATGGGTCTTAGACCTCTTCCCCGCCTGGCTCTTTATTATTTTAATCTTACTGTTAACCTGGTTTATCCTCCGCAAGACGAAGCACTGGGGCTTCATGCTCTTTGAAGTCCTCGGGCTGGGCTTAATTTGGAACCAGGGTTACTGGCACGACATGACCCAAACGTTAACCCTGGTGTTAGCAACGAGTTTGATCATCATCGTGTTGGGGGTGCCGCTCGGAATCTGGATGGCTAAGAGTCACATGGTGAACGTGATTGTTCGGCCAATCCTCTCGTTCATGCAGACGATGCCCGCCTTTGTATACCTGATTCCAGCCGTGGCCTTGTTTGGAATCGGAATGGTCCCCGGAGTGGTTGCTTCCGTGATCTTCTCCCTCCCTCCGATTGTTAGTACGACCTGCCTCGGGATTCAACAGGTGCCGGCTGACCTAAACGAAGCTGCTGTGTCCTTTGGTTGTACCCCTTGGCAAAAACTGTTTAAGGTCGAACTTCCCTTGGCAAAAACCACGATTATTTCCGGGATTAACCAGGGCATGATGTTGGCCCTTTCCATGGTCGTAATTGCTTCCATGATTGGAACGTTGGGACTTGGTTCCCTCGTTTACTTCGCCGTTGGTCGCAACGATGCCGGAGCTGGATTTGCAGCCGGAATCGCCATCGTGATCTTGGCCATTATCCTGGACCGCCTATCCGAAGGGGTTAGCGGTAGTAACCAATCCCACAACGAGTAA
- a CDS encoding glycine betaine ABC transporter substrate-binding protein translates to MKKSTMKRCIGLVSLSILAITLSACSVTPKQYNPHESVGPQVHKTITGIDAGAGIMASTQKALTGYGLKQQDWQLQTSSTAAMCSQLEKSIRYKQPIVVTAWQPHWMFKKYPIKFLKDPKGIYGKSEQIDTVARKGFQKDNPGAYKFFQQFKWNPDLMGDVMYANFKGADPQKTAKQFIKQHPKEVAQWTAGVPDGNGKQVRMTYVTWDDAIASTNVTAQILRDKGYKVTMTAMEAQPEWSSIARGSADVTTAAWMPVTSGPLYAKFKDQVEVVGTNCPGARVGLAVPKYMKNVNSIEDLKK, encoded by the coding sequence ATGAAAAAATCAACGATGAAACGCTGCATCGGCCTCGTCAGTTTAAGTATTCTGGCAATCACACTATCAGCTTGTAGTGTGACCCCGAAGCAGTATAATCCTCACGAAAGCGTCGGACCCCAAGTTCACAAGACGATCACTGGGATTGACGCGGGAGCTGGAATCATGGCTTCCACGCAAAAGGCGCTTACTGGTTACGGCTTAAAGCAACAGGACTGGCAACTCCAAACCAGTTCGACCGCGGCCATGTGTAGCCAGTTAGAAAAATCGATTCGGTACAAGCAACCGATCGTGGTAACCGCCTGGCAACCCCACTGGATGTTCAAAAAGTACCCAATCAAGTTCTTGAAGGATCCGAAGGGAATCTACGGTAAGTCCGAACAGATCGACACGGTCGCACGCAAGGGCTTTCAAAAGGATAATCCTGGGGCCTACAAGTTCTTCCAGCAGTTCAAGTGGAATCCGGACCTGATGGGTGACGTAATGTACGCCAACTTTAAGGGGGCCGATCCACAAAAGACGGCGAAACAGTTCATCAAGCAACACCCCAAGGAAGTTGCCCAGTGGACGGCCGGCGTCCCCGACGGAAACGGGAAGCAAGTCCGCATGACCTACGTAACGTGGGATGATGCGATTGCCTCGACTAACGTTACCGCCCAAATCCTGCGAGATAAGGGGTACAAGGTTACGATGACCGCGATGGAAGCCCAACCAGAATGGTCCTCCATTGCGCGCGGATCTGCCGACGTTACGACCGCTGCTTGGATGCCCGTCACTTCCGGTCCCTTGTACGCTAAGTTCAAGGATCAGGTCGAAGTGGTCGGGACCAACTGTCCGGGCGCTCGGGTCGGCTTAGCCGTGCCGAAGTACATGAAGAACGTGAACTCAATCGAAGATTTGAAAAAATAA
- a CDS encoding M13 family metallopeptidase, which yields MKEGISMVQAAFPVNQAEIKTNLYDAVNGARVKQAKIPADHSSVGGFMDLVDDIDKTLMHDSDALAQGDLDVPTPEMSEYVKFYRQAMDFTRRDAEGATPLRPRLKRIEGLADYADLNQQLADLVLQGYPTPVSFDIDADMKNAQVNALFASGPGLFLPDKTYYEPENQAYTQLMPVFTKMSEQLLTMAGYSAPEAQKLVAAAKDFDAQIAPHVKSAEEAADYSKTYNPYTTAELAASTNAVNLQQTVRGLVGAVPEKIIVTEPDYFTHLNDLLTDANFDNLKAWMLVKTVNGLAGSLSEAFRQVGGQFSRALSGKKEAVKPEKAAFYLASGTFKHVVGDYYGKRYFGPEAKADVHHMVEKMIGIYQQRLTDNQWLSAETKAMAIKKLKRLGIQVGYPDIIEPIYYQFKVDEKASLLANLLHFDYLETKDMFSKWNKPVARDKWEMSANTVNAYYHPFKNIIVFPAAILQAPFYSLDQSASANYGGIGAVIAHEISHAFDNNGALFDESGNLNNWWTDADRQHFTQLAQQMINEFDGLPYAGGQVNGKLTVSENIADAGGLSCAEAATKEEPEADLYEFFTNWARIWRMKATAEYQQLLLTIDVHAPGPLRATVQVKNLDDFYTTFDIQPSDAMYLEPDKRVQIW from the coding sequence ATGAAAGAAGGAATTAGTATGGTACAAGCAGCTTTCCCCGTTAACCAAGCGGAAATTAAAACGAACCTCTACGACGCCGTCAACGGTGCCAGGGTTAAACAGGCTAAGATTCCCGCTGACCACTCGTCGGTCGGCGGCTTCATGGACCTGGTCGATGACATCGACAAAACCCTGATGCACGACTCCGATGCCTTGGCGCAGGGTGACTTAGACGTCCCGACTCCCGAAATGAGTGAATACGTCAAGTTCTACCGGCAGGCGATGGACTTTACCCGCCGCGACGCCGAAGGTGCCACTCCCCTTCGGCCCCGCTTAAAACGGATCGAAGGACTGGCCGACTATGCCGACCTCAACCAACAACTAGCAGACCTCGTACTGCAGGGCTACCCGACCCCGGTTAGCTTCGACATCGATGCCGACATGAAGAACGCCCAGGTCAACGCCCTCTTTGCGAGTGGTCCGGGGCTCTTTCTGCCGGACAAAACCTACTACGAACCCGAAAACCAGGCCTACACCCAACTGATGCCCGTCTTTACCAAGATGAGTGAACAGTTGCTAACCATGGCGGGCTACTCAGCCCCGGAGGCCCAGAAACTTGTAGCGGCAGCCAAGGACTTTGATGCCCAAATTGCCCCCCACGTGAAGTCCGCCGAAGAAGCCGCTGATTACAGTAAGACTTACAACCCGTACACGACCGCTGAACTAGCGGCCAGTACGAACGCGGTCAACTTGCAACAGACCGTCCGGGGCTTAGTCGGCGCCGTCCCGGAGAAAATCATCGTGACGGAACCGGACTACTTTACCCACCTAAACGACCTGCTAACGGACGCAAACTTTGACAACCTGAAGGCCTGGATGCTGGTAAAGACGGTCAACGGGCTCGCCGGGTCCCTCTCCGAAGCCTTCCGGCAGGTCGGCGGGCAGTTCAGTCGGGCCCTCTCCGGGAAAAAGGAAGCCGTTAAACCCGAAAAAGCAGCCTTCTACCTCGCTTCTGGGACCTTTAAACATGTGGTCGGAGACTACTACGGAAAACGTTACTTTGGACCAGAAGCCAAGGCCGACGTCCACCACATGGTTGAAAAAATGATCGGCATTTACCAACAACGACTCACTGATAACCAGTGGTTGAGTGCCGAAACAAAGGCCATGGCGATCAAGAAGTTGAAACGACTCGGAATTCAAGTTGGCTATCCAGACATCATCGAGCCAATTTACTACCAGTTCAAGGTTGACGAAAAGGCGAGCCTCCTTGCCAACCTGCTCCACTTTGACTACCTCGAAACAAAGGACATGTTCTCCAAGTGGAACAAACCGGTCGCTCGGGATAAGTGGGAAATGAGCGCGAACACGGTGAACGCCTACTACCATCCGTTTAAAAACATCATCGTGTTCCCAGCGGCGATCCTCCAGGCTCCCTTCTACAGTCTCGACCAGTCGGCGAGTGCTAACTACGGGGGCATCGGAGCCGTGATTGCCCACGAAATCTCGCACGCCTTTGATAACAACGGTGCCCTCTTTGATGAATCTGGGAACCTGAACAACTGGTGGACGGACGCCGACCGCCAGCACTTCACCCAGCTCGCCCAACAGATGATCAATGAATTCGACGGGTTGCCGTATGCCGGGGGGCAAGTCAACGGGAAGCTGACCGTTTCAGAAAACATCGCAGACGCCGGGGGACTTAGTTGTGCCGAAGCGGCCACGAAGGAAGAACCGGAGGCCGATCTCTACGAGTTCTTCACGAACTGGGCCCGGATCTGGCGCATGAAGGCAACAGCGGAATATCAACAACTGTTACTGACGATTGACGTCCACGCGCCCGGTCCATTGCGGGCGACCGTGCAGGTGAAAAACCTCGACGACTTCTACACCACCTTTGACATCCAACCCAGTGATGCCATGTACCTTGAACCAGATAAACGCGTCCAAATTTGGTAA
- a CDS encoding alpha/beta hydrolase: MNKKIFHKWDFVVLVIGLTAAFLGFCYVHYGSFTPSKLHKPQQAPIMFVSDQNRTSTAARHLVTTASRSGGSVAMHIDVLSDGQINYYPNGNLKAKQPIIEVNFSDRSKTTKEQSVALNRILRHLNRKYQYEQYDAIGFGSGSLAVFTNATTYGLKQNRMKLKHFVSVAGPYQGVTVNVPPLRQQPGQPGNGNQPTQAKPNQAHPAGPTPALLRQQALERQQAINSRYPSYAELKQMAKHLEQNTQVLNIYGVIDKRTNSDGRVSAKSATALQHLVPTKNYESLRLTGPMAEHSQILDNQVSERIINRFLFNE, from the coding sequence TTGAACAAAAAAATATTTCATAAATGGGACTTCGTGGTCCTTGTCATTGGCTTAACTGCCGCTTTCTTAGGTTTTTGTTACGTTCACTACGGTAGCTTTACCCCGAGCAAGTTGCACAAACCCCAGCAGGCACCCATCATGTTTGTGTCCGACCAAAACCGCACGTCAACCGCGGCTCGGCACTTGGTGACGACGGCGAGTCGCTCTGGCGGTTCCGTTGCCATGCACATCGACGTGTTGAGTGATGGTCAGATTAACTACTACCCCAATGGCAATTTAAAGGCGAAACAGCCGATTATAGAGGTTAATTTCAGTGACCGGAGTAAGACCACTAAGGAGCAATCAGTGGCCTTAAATCGCATCCTGCGCCATTTAAACCGTAAGTATCAGTACGAACAGTATGATGCGATTGGATTTGGTTCGGGAAGCCTTGCGGTCTTTACGAACGCGACGACCTACGGGCTGAAGCAGAACCGGATGAAGTTAAAGCACTTCGTGTCGGTCGCTGGTCCGTACCAAGGGGTAACGGTCAACGTCCCGCCACTGAGACAGCAACCGGGCCAACCCGGCAACGGGAACCAACCAACCCAGGCCAAGCCTAACCAGGCGCATCCCGCAGGCCCCACTCCAGCGTTACTCCGGCAACAAGCTCTGGAACGCCAGCAGGCGATTAACAGCCGCTATCCGTCCTATGCGGAATTAAAACAGATGGCGAAGCATTTAGAGCAAAATACGCAGGTGCTTAACATCTACGGGGTGATCGACAAACGGACGAACTCCGACGGACGGGTGTCAGCCAAGTCGGCGACGGCATTGCAGCACCTTGTTCCGACCAAAAACTATGAGTCGCTCCGGCTGACTGGTCCGATGGCGGAGCACTCCCAGATCTTAGACAATCAGGTTTCTGAACGCATCATTAACCGCTTCTTATTTAACGAATAA
- the map gene encoding type I methionyl aminopeptidase, which yields MITLKSEREIKKMAESGAVLAGVHKGLQKLIKPGLDTWEIEEFADKYITDHGATPSEKGFDGYKFGTCISINDEVAHGIPRKGLKLKSGDLVKVDMCVNKDGFESDSCWTYAVGKISPEAQKLMDVTKEALYKGIDQAQVGNRIGDIGYAIEHYVENENHMGDVRELIGHGIQPTIHEDPAVPAYGEKGRGLRLRPGMTITIEPMVTLGGWRIKDRFDDKDDWTYYVTEDGSLSAQYEHTLAITEDGPKILTSQDPEADAKYL from the coding sequence TTGATAACTTTAAAATCAGAACGTGAAATTAAGAAAATGGCCGAATCCGGCGCCGTCCTAGCGGGGGTTCACAAAGGCCTGCAAAAGTTAATTAAGCCGGGCTTAGATACCTGGGAAATCGAAGAATTCGCGGATAAATACATCACCGACCACGGGGCGACCCCGTCTGAAAAGGGCTTTGACGGCTACAAGTTTGGAACCTGTATCTCGATCAACGACGAAGTGGCCCACGGCATCCCCCGCAAGGGCTTGAAGCTCAAGTCCGGGGACCTCGTCAAGGTCGACATGTGTGTCAACAAGGACGGCTTTGAAAGTGACTCCTGCTGGACGTATGCCGTGGGTAAGATTAGTCCTGAAGCCCAAAAACTAATGGACGTCACCAAGGAAGCCCTGTACAAGGGAATCGACCAGGCCCAAGTTGGCAACCGGATTGGTGACATTGGCTACGCCATCGAACACTACGTCGAAAACGAAAACCACATGGGCGACGTGCGGGAACTAATCGGTCACGGCATCCAACCCACGATTCACGAAGACCCAGCCGTTCCGGCCTACGGAGAAAAAGGCCGTGGGCTACGGCTACGGCCTGGCATGACGATCACGATTGAACCGATGGTGACGCTCGGGGGCTGGCGAATCAAAGACCGCTTCGACGACAAAGATGACTGGACCTATTACGTTACCGAAGACGGTTCCCTCTCAGCCCAGTATGAACACACCCTGGCGATTACGGAAGACGGCCCAAAGATTCTGACGTCGCAGGATCCGGAGGCAGATGCGAAGTATTTGTAA